Sequence from the Candidatus Sulfotelmatobacter sp. genome:
AGCCGCGACTCGCCGGCCTGCCACGCCGACGGCTCGCTCGCGCCGATCGCCGCGAGCGGATCGTGCTCATCGCGCACCTGCGGCACGGCGGTGATGCCGATGCTGACGTACTGCGGTCCGGGCACGAGCAGCTTCGCGTGCGCGCGCGGCGTCGGCGTCGGGGAGGGCGTCGGCGCCGCGGCGAGCAGCGTTCCGAGCGCGAGCAGCGCGATCAGGTCGTGATCCAGGCGTCGTCGGCGCCGGCGTAGACGTTGCCGTAGAGCGTCGCCGCCGCGGGCAACGGCTCCGCTTCGACCTCGTCGGTCGTGCGATTGACCAGGTCGGCGATCTCGCGGCGAATCGCGCGCGCCTCGTCGGCGGTTAGGGTCCCCGCTTCGATCAGCGACTGCTCGAACTTCGGCAGCGGATCGTTGGGGCGCTGGCCGGCGACCTCGTCACGCGAGCGATAGGTGCGGTCGTCGTCGTCGGTCGTGTGCGAGAGGAAGCGGTAGCAGTGCGACTCGACCAGCACCGGGCCGTCGCCGGCCGCCGCGTGCGCGCGCGCGTCGCGCACGGTCGTATAAACCGCGACGGGGTCGAAGCCGTCGCAGCTCATTCCGCGGATGCCGTAGCCGTCGGCGCGCGGCGCCACTTCGGGCACGCGCATCTGCTTGGAGACGTGCGTCGAGATCGCCCACTGGTTGTTCTCGCACAGGAACAGCACCGGCAGCGCGTGGACGGCCGCGAAGTTGAGCGCTTCGTGCCACTCGCCTTGGCTGGTCGCGCCCTCGCCGAACTGGCAGAAGACGACGCGGTCGCGCGCGCCCGCGCGTTTGAGCGCCCAGGCGGCGCCGACGGCGTGCGTGCACTGCGCGGCGATGATCGAGGAGATCGACGCGATCCCCAGATCTTTGGCGGTGACGTGGTTGATGATCGAGCGCGCGCCGGTGCGATCGTTCGCGCGCGCCAGCTGCGAGCGGAACAAGTCGACCAGCGGGAAGCCGACCGCCAGAATCAGCCCGGTGTTGCGATAGTACGGGTAGAGCAGATCCTTGCCGCGTTCGAACGCGAGGCCGGTCCCGGCTTGCACGGCTTCGTGCCCTTCAGAGCCCATCGCGATGCCGATCTTCCCTTGCCGGTTGAGTTGGAAACCGCGTGTGTCGACCGCTCGCTGGGTCACCATGTCGCGGAAAAGCTTGAGCGATTGCTCGCGGGTCAACGTCGGGCTGCTGGCGGTGGTCGGCATCGTCGTCCGTCCCCTTCCGGCGCTCCGCCGACGGCACCTACCGAGCGGTCGGGTGGGCGGGGAACGGCACGTTGCCTTCGGAATGACGCCGCATGCGAACCGCTCCCGTGCTCGTCGTCGCGCTTTGTGTGACGGCGCTTCCGAGCCTCGGGGGCGCGACCGCGTCCCCCGCCACCGCGCCGCGCGGCGCCGTCCTGCGCCCGTCGGTCAAACGCCCGGCGGTCAAGCCGACACCGGTGCCGCCGACGTTCACCTTCCGCGCGGTCGGACCGGCCGCGTCGGGAGGCCGCGTCAGCGCCGTGGCGGGCAGCGATCGCGATCCGCGCGTCTACTACGTCGGCGGCGCGGCCGGCGGCGTGTTCGCGTCGAGCGACGGCGGGACGTCGTTCGCGTCCGCGTGGACGGGACCGGCGTTCGGCGCGGTCGGCGCGCTGGCGGTGGCGCCGAGCAACGAGAAGGTGGTGTGGGCGGGGACCGGCGAGGCCAACCCGCGCAACGACGTCTCGTACGGCGACGGGGTCTACGTCTCGCGCGACGGCGCCAAGCACTGGAAGCACGTCGGCCTCGAGGCGACCAAGACGATCGCGAAGATCCTGGTCGATCCGCACGATCCGAACGTCGCGCTGGTCGCCGCGCTCGGCGATCCGTGGGCCGACAGCGACGCGCGCGGCGTCTATCGGACGACCGACGGCGGCCGCACCTGGTCGCGCACGCTGGCGCTCGGGCCATCGAGCGGCGCGGCCGACCTGGCGTGGAGCCCGAAAGCGCCGCGGACGGTGTTCGCGGCGATGTGGCAGTTCCGCCGCCGGCCGTGGTACTTCTCGAGCGGCGGCCCGAACGACGGCCTCTACCGCTCGCGCGACGGCGGCCGCACCTGGTCGAAGATCCAGGGGCACGGCTTTCCGACCGATCTGCTCGGACGCATCGGCGTCGCGGTCGCGCCGAGCGATCCGCGCCGCGTCTACGCGGTCGTGCAGTCGAAGCAGGGAACGATCTGGCGTTCCGACGACGGCGGCGACACCTGGAAGAAGATGTCCTCCAGCACGCTGCCGGAGCAGCGGCCGTTCTACTTCAGCCACCTGAGCGTCGATCCGACGAACCCGAACCGCGTCATCTCGCTCTCGATGTACATGACCGTCTCGACCGACGGCGGCAAGCACTGGAAGCACCTCGAAGGCTACTTGCACCCGGACAACCACGCGATCTGGTGGTCGGCCGACGGCAAGCGCATCATCGAGGGCAATGACGGCGGCGTCGTGCTCAGCCGCAACGGGGGCGGGAGCTGGTCGTTCCTCGATCGCATCCCGCTCGCGCAGCTCTATCACGTCGCGACCGACGACGAGAAGCCGTACCTGATCTGCGGCGGGCTGCAGGACAACAGCTCGTGGTGCGGTCCGACGACCGCGCGCAACGGCATCGGCCTGCTCAACCGCGACTGGTTCGCCATCGCCGGGGGCGACGGCATGTTCGCGATCCCCGATCCGCGCGATCCCAACCTGATCTGGACCAACACCGAGGACGGCATCCTGGGGATCTACGATCAGAAAGCGCGGCAGAGCATCGATGTGACGCCGTTCCCGCGCGACGTGTTCACCTCGCGTGACTCGTTCGCCGCCTCGCCGTACCGCTTCAACTGGAACGCTCCGCTCGCGTTCTCGCCCGACGGAAAGACGGCGTACTTCGGCGGCAACGTGGTGTTCGCGACGACCGATCGCGGCCGCCACTGGACGCCGATCAGCCCCGATCTGACGCGCAACGACAAGGCCCATCAGCGCGCGTCGGGCGGTCCGATCGAGCTCGACGTCTCGGGTGCCGAGTACTACGACACCACGCTGGCGATCGCGCCCTCGCCGAAGGATCCGCAGACGATCTGGGTCGGGACCGACGACGGGCTCGTGCAGATCACGCGCGACGGCGGCGCGCACTGGCGCGACGTGCGCGCGTCGAGCTGGCCGACCTACGGCCGCATCGAAGCCATCGACGCCAGCCCGTACGCGGCCGGCACCGCGTTCGTGCAGCTCGACCGGCACGATCTGGGCGACGACCGGCCGTACGTCTACGTCACCGACGACTACGGCGCGAGCTGGCACGCGATCCCGTCGAACCTGCCTGCCGACGCGCCGGTGCACGTCGTGCGCCAGGATCCGCGCGAGCCGAACCTGCTCTACGCGGGGACAGAGAACGGTCTGTTCGTCTCGTACGATCGCGGCGGGCGCTGGGAACGCGTCGGGCTCGGCCTGCCGCGCACGCCGGTCTACGACCTGACCGTGCAGCCGCAGGTGAACGATCTGATCTTGGCCACGCACGGCCGCGGCTTCTACGTCCTGGACGACGCGACGCCGCTGCAGCGGCTGGCCGCCGCGCGCGCCGCCGGCACGATGTTCTTCCCGGTGCGCACCGCGACGCTGTGGGCGTCGTTCCCGTCGGTCGAACCGGGCGACGGCGGCTCGATGCCGTCCAACTTCTTCGTCGGCCCGGCCGCGCCCGGCGGCGCGCTGCTGAGCTTCTATCAAGCCACGCCGGCCAAGCAGCGGCCGTGGATCGAGATCGCGACCACCGACGGCGTCCCGGTGCGCGAGCTGCGCGGCTCGTACCTGACCGACGACGGCCGCAAATACTGGGTGCCCAACGGCAAGGGGATCGTGCGCGTCAATTGGGACGGCACCGAAGACGGCCCGACGCGCTGGAACGGGACCAGCGTGCAGAACATGGGGCCGCTCTCGGGCCCCGAGGCCCTGCCGGGAACGTACGTCGCCAAACTGCACCGCGACGGCCGCGTCTTCACCCAGACCTTCACGCTGGTCGACGATCCGCAGAGTCCGTTCACCCCCGAGCAGCGCGTGGCACGCCACGACTTCCTGCGCACGCTGTTCGGTTGGTACGACGAAGTCGATCGCGCGCTCAACGCGATCGACGCGCGGCTGAAGACCGCGACGCCGGCGCAGCGCGCGCGCTATCTCGCGCTGCAGCACGAGCTGACCGCGAACGATCGCAACGACGAGGACGGGGTCACGCAGCCCGACGGCATGCGCGAGCAGATCGGTTCGCTCATGGGTCAGCTCGGCGGCAGCTTGCAGCCCCCGTTCTCCCAACACGAGGCCGCTTTGGCGGCGCTGCGCACCCGCTACGAAGCGGTGCGCCGCGACGTGGTCGGCCTGCTCGGACCCGGGGTGTTCGCCTCGCCGTCGATGCGCGCGGCGCCGCCCGCGCCGTCGACGCCGTCTCCCGCGCCTTCCTCGTCGCCGTGAGCTCGGAGCCGCGTCGCCCGTACGACATCGACACGCTGACCGACGTCGCGCTGCGCGTCTTCGCGGAGCGCGGCTACGACGGCGCGTCGATGGACGACGTCGCGCGCGCGGCCGGAATCACCAAAGCCTCGATCTATCACCACGTCAGCGGCAAGGAGGCGTTGCTCGAGCGCGGGCTGACCCGCGCGCTCGACGCGCTGTTCGCGATCCTGCGCGAGCCGGGTGCCCTCGAAGGCCGTGCGCTGGCGCGCTTGCAGTACATCGTCTCCCGCGTCGCGGAGGTGACGCTGCGGCTGTTGCCGGAGCTGACCGTGCTCTTTCGCGCGCGCGGGACGGCGAAGAGCGAGCGCGATGCGCTCGAGCGGCGGCGCGAGTTCGACCGGATCGTCACCGACCTGGTGCGCGGGGCGCAACGCGACGGCGACTTGCGTGCGGATCTCGATCCGCGGCTAGCGGTGCGGCTGGTGTTCGGCATGTCGAACTCGGTCGTCGAGTGGTACCGGCCCGGCGGCGTGCTCGAGCCGGCGACGGTCACCGCGACGGTCGTCTTGATGGTGTTCGAGGGGCTCGGTGTCCGCGGCCGCTGAGTCGCACGCGACGCCCACGCTCGCGGCCATCGCGCGCGAGATCGGGCGACTGGGACTGCTCGGGTTCGGCGGCATCGGCCCGCAGGCGTATCACGTCTTCGTGACGCGCACGCAGTGGCTCTCGCCCGAGGAGTTCGCCGAGCTGTCGGGCGTCGGCCAAGCGCTGCCGGGTCCGAACATCGTCAATCTGGTTGCGATCTGCGGCGATCGCTGGCACGGGCCGTCCGGCACGCTGGTCGCGCTGGCCGCGCTGATCGTGCCGCCGGCCGTGGTCGCGCTCGTGCTGGCCGCGCTGATCGAACCGTTCGCCGGCGCGGCGCGGGTCGTCGCGGTCGAGTCCGCGATCGTCGCCGCCTGCGCGGGCCTGACGCTGGCGACGACGCTGCGCGTGCTGGGCACGATCGCGCAGCGGCGCACGTTCGCGTTCGCGCTGTGCGGCGCGCTGGCGGCGTTCGTGCTGTGGCGCTCGACGCAGATGCCGTACGCGACGATCGCGGCCGTCGGCGTCGGCTTCGCGGTCGAGCTGCTCGCGCTGCGCCGGGCGCGATGACCGACGATCCGTTGCCGGTGCTGGCGCTGCGTTTCGCCGGGCTCTCGCTGATCGCGGTGGGCGGCGTCAACGCGCTGCTGCCGGCGATCCACGCCACCACCGTCACCCAGATGCACTGGCTGACGCCGGCGGCGTTCAACGCGTCGGTCGCGCTGGCGCAGGCGGCGCCCGGCCCGAACCTGCTCTTGGTGCCGCTGGTGGGCTGGCACGTCGCCGGTCTGGCCGGCGCGGGCGTCGCGCTGCTCGCCTTCGTCGTCCCCTCGACCCTGGTCGCGGTCGCCGGCGCGCGTTGGCTGCGGCACCATCAGGACAACGCGACCGTCGGCGCGCTGCGGCGCGCGCTCCGTCCGGTCGCCGGCGGCCTCATGCTGGCGTCCGCTATCGCGGTGTGGCTCAGCGCCGTGCGCGCGTGGCCGTCCTCGAACGCGTGGATCGCGGCGGCGTTGGGCGCGATCGCGCTTGCGACGATGCTCGCGACGCTGCGCTGGAAGCTCAACCCGCTGGCGTGGATCGCGATCGCCGCCGCGCTCGGCGCGATCGTACCGCTGCGCTAGCTGCCGACGGTGAGCGTCTTCGCCTCGCTGGTCAGCGCGCCGACCAGCACGGTGACACCCGGCGTCGCCGGCAGCTGCCAGGGCTGCTGGTTCCACGGTTGCGCCGGCGGGACGGTGAACACGATCGTGGTGTCGGCCCACGACGTGGTCGGCACGACGGCGCCGTTGAGGCGCAACGTCGAACCGGGATCCGCCGCGCCGAAGCCGGTTCCCGTCACGGTCACCGACTGACCGACCTGCACGCTGGGTGCGGAGAAGTTCAGGATCGTCGGGCGGCCCGGCGTGACGATCAGCTTGCCGCCCAGATACGTCGCCTGACCGAAGCCCATCAAGAGGACGAGCGCGTTGCCGATGTCGGGCAGGTTCGGCGTGAACGTCGCTCCGGCCAGCGCGGCGACGGCGTCGCCGACGAAGACGCCGACGGAGACGAGCGTCCACAGCAGTACTTGGAAGCGGGTCAGATCGATGTTGCCGTCGTCGCCGAGGACCAGCCACTTCCAGTTCAGGTCGAGCTGCTGCGCCTGTTGTTTGACGATCGTGCCTTTCGCGATCTGGCTGCCGGTGATGCCGGCGGCGCCGATCAGCGTCGTGGCGGAGAAGCCGAGCAGCACCAGCAGACTCTGCGGGAAGCCGAGCTGACACGATTGGACGTCGGACGGCGTGCACGCGAGGCCGACGTTGTGGACGAACAGCACGACGTACGCCCACAGCGCGACGAACGTCCAGATGACCGTTTGCCACTTCGAGAGGCTCAAGCGTCCGTCGGCGCCCGCCGCGATCGAGAACGGGTTCCACTGCCCGGTGGCCGCGGCGGTCAGACCGGTCGCGAACAGGACCGGCGCCCAACCCCAGGTGGTGGGGCTGCCCACCGGGTGCCCGCTCGCGGCGTGCCCGATGCCGTAGACGACGCAGCCCAGCACGACGAGGCAGAGCACGGCACCGGCGCGCGTCACCGTCGAGCTGCGCGGTACGAA
This genomic interval carries:
- a CDS encoding thiamine pyrophosphate-dependent dehydrogenase E1 component subunit alpha; protein product: MPTTASSPTLTREQSLKLFRDMVTQRAVDTRGFQLNRQGKIGIAMGSEGHEAVQAGTGLAFERGKDLLYPYYRNTGLILAVGFPLVDLFRSQLARANDRTGARSIINHVTAKDLGIASISSIIAAQCTHAVGAAWALKRAGARDRVVFCQFGEGATSQGEWHEALNFAAVHALPVLFLCENNQWAISTHVSKQMRVPEVAPRADGYGIRGMSCDGFDPVAVYTTVRDARAHAAAGDGPVLVESHCYRFLSHTTDDDDRTYRSRDEVAGQRPNDPLPKFEQSLIEAGTLTADEARAIRREIADLVNRTTDEVEAEPLPAAATLYGNVYAGADDAWITT
- a CDS encoding TetR/AcrR family transcriptional regulator; amino-acid sequence: MSSEPRRPYDIDTLTDVALRVFAERGYDGASMDDVARAAGITKASIYHHVSGKEALLERGLTRALDALFAILREPGALEGRALARLQYIVSRVAEVTLRLLPELTVLFRARGTAKSERDALERRREFDRIVTDLVRGAQRDGDLRADLDPRLAVRLVFGMSNSVVEWYRPGGVLEPATVTATVVLMVFEGLGVRGR
- a CDS encoding chromate transporter, which codes for MSAAAESHATPTLAAIAREIGRLGLLGFGGIGPQAYHVFVTRTQWLSPEEFAELSGVGQALPGPNIVNLVAICGDRWHGPSGTLVALAALIVPPAVVALVLAALIEPFAGAARVVAVESAIVAACAGLTLATTLRVLGTIAQRRTFAFALCGALAAFVLWRSTQMPYATIAAVGVGFAVELLALRRAR
- a CDS encoding chromate transporter, which translates into the protein MTDDPLPVLALRFAGLSLIAVGGVNALLPAIHATTVTQMHWLTPAAFNASVALAQAAPGPNLLLVPLVGWHVAGLAGAGVALLAFVVPSTLVAVAGARWLRHHQDNATVGALRRALRPVAGGLMLASAIAVWLSAVRAWPSSNAWIAAALGAIALATMLATLRWKLNPLAWIAIAAALGAIVPLR
- a CDS encoding IPT/TIG domain-containing protein, whose translation is MVSNFVPRSSTVTRAGAVLCLVVLGCVVYGIGHAASGHPVGSPTTWGWAPVLFATGLTAAATGQWNPFSIAAGADGRLSLSKWQTVIWTFVALWAYVVLFVHNVGLACTPSDVQSCQLGFPQSLLVLLGFSATTLIGAAGITGSQIAKGTIVKQQAQQLDLNWKWLVLGDDGNIDLTRFQVLLWTLVSVGVFVGDAVAALAGATFTPNLPDIGNALVLLMGFGQATYLGGKLIVTPGRPTILNFSAPSVQVGQSVTVTGTGFGAADPGSTLRLNGAVVPTTSWADTTIVFTVPPAQPWNQQPWQLPATPGVTVLVGALTSEAKTLTVGS